TACAATTTTTCCTTCAGGTGAGCTGTCGTATCTGATTTCATAGACACAAATGCCCTTGTAGTTCCAGAGAAAACTGCTAGGGGGCAAAATCTACACcacttacatcaaaagctacacATATATACTCTTTTccttcaagtacatgtaaactgGTCTACATGTATCCGACCACATTGACAcgaacgcccctgcagttccagagcaagctgctagggttACTGAACTTACAGCACTTATACTAAAATCTGTACATATTAatcaaatttttttcttcaggtgAACTGGCCTACCTGACCACATGGGATGGGTGGAGCTTTTACAAGGTCAAGGCCGTCGGCAACATGACCAACACGAATGTCAAGGCCACGTGTGAGGGGGCGGGGATGCGGTACCCGTGCTTCTACACGGGGCACGGCAGGTGCACCCACTGGTGGACGTCTGACTGCATCGCGTTTAATCACGACGAGCTTGACTGCCGCACTCCGCTGGTGCTGTCTACCAAGATGTGCTTCACCATCTTCCCGCACAACTGCGAGGTCAGTGCTCTTAGTGACATTTGTTCATCACTTAACCTACCCCTCCccatatacacacatatatacgcACATGTACGCCGCACGCCGCTGGCGCTCACTACCAAGGTGTGCTTCACCATCTTACCGCACAACTGCTAGGTTAGTATTCAGTGTAatcatgccccccccccccccccacacacacacaaacacacagaccctGAAGTATAAGGGTGGGGGGTCAAGTCACGCCGTTGGCGCTCTCTACCTAAATGAGCGAgctggtatatatatataggtttaATAGTGTTGCTATTGTTACTTTTCTTCAACCCCCACCCCAtccgaacaaacaaacagacagtaGCACTATAAGCTAAATcagtaataaaaaaaggaaaagagcCATTGCAGACATCAAACGGGCTGTGTGCACAATGTAATGTATGCTATGGTTGAGGAATAAAACATAAAACGTGTCCGTCTATCTATTACTACTGGTTGACCGTTTGAGGTTTTTCATAATCTTTATGTTCTTGCCCAAATGCAAACTTCAACAATGGAGAAACCCCAACCCCTTTGGACATATAGCATGTCATGACTCACTGGTAAACGGTAATTTATCAGCTAAACGAAAAGATATCTATGTACACCCACAAACATCCCGGGCCACAAACATCCCGGGCCACAAAATTGTCACTGGCCAGTATAATactatgtaaatgtacatgtatgtgtatccGTGCAGCGGCTGGACGACATGTTTGTGTACATGCCCATGTGGCACGGTGACGACACATCCTGGGGAGTGGACTACGACACGACTAGCTGGGCTCTGATAGGGGCTCACTACAGCGACAAGTATGCCTTGTGTGCAGGTGAGACATTATTGTAATATCATCACGAATTGCGGGTAGTATAAAtgtttgcaaatgttacatACGGCGCGGTCTTCCATGATGGTGGATGTAAGAATTATGATGCCTTGCAGAAAAGCAAAACTTTCGCTCCATGGTTGCTGTTGTTTAGCACTAGTAGTAGTAAACATATAATTATCACTCGTTTTCTTTGGCATGATGTGCATGTAATAGTCATTGATAATCATATTGGCAAATTATTTCTCAATCTCAATTTTCCAAACAAAAGAGAATCTAGACACACAGCACTTTTGTTTAACCTAGTCAAGAAATTTGGAGAGTATCTTGATCTTGAGGATAGTCTTGCTCAATTGTGTTTGTTTAATGATTGTATTGTAAGTAAATACTTATGATTCTGTTGTTATTTGTGTACTTCTGTCGACAGTGGAGTCCCCCAACGTCATCACAGGCTAAGCAATGAGCAGGCCATCTGGATTCTTGAAGTTGATGCTGATGGTCCTGCCTTAATTTCTGGGTCAATAAAATCTATCACATATTATTGCATGGTCTTTGTCGTTATTCTTGACCTTCTCTACAACTTATAAGTAGTATACACGacacagatatacaaatgttCAGCAGAATCGACCTCATGCTATATTAATCGTTGATAATACCATGTCATTTGTACACCAGCTTCTGAAAAACTGGATAAACCCAAGAGGACATAAATTAATTTTgattgacataaaaaaaaacgattaAACCGCAGACTGTTACTATTAGATGGCAGGCAATGTACAGTTTAGTCTCAATGTTGTAAATGACGCACCTGCTAATCTGACATGTCATCCAGATGGTCGAATGGTGACCTTTCTCATGAGTTACTTGGGACGTTCCGcaaaatttgtttgttgtacaaatattgtggtctctaccagactgactacgctggatATAGGGAATATAAATTGTCAAGAAAGTTTATTTTTGCCACCTTAGCTTTTTACCGGCCTGGCTGAGTTGGAATGTTACCATTCTGGCGAAAAAACTCTCTTTGCCAATTATAGCCATTTTTgtcgaattctacgatccgTACCCCCGTTAAGACAATTCCAATTTACTATCATTAAAAACAgagaatttttgttattgtattTTCCCATACCAGACATTTAAATAGGTTTGATATAAACATAAATTGACTAAAATAGAAATACTTTCtaatgaaatttcaaacaacagTATACACGTATGTATGGACTTATTACAGCTGTTGATTGACTACAGAGCTAGA
The sequence above is drawn from the Branchiostoma floridae strain S238N-H82 chromosome 4, Bfl_VNyyK, whole genome shotgun sequence genome and encodes:
- the LOC118412997 gene encoding uncharacterized protein LOC118412997: MGLQAVLGLLLLQSFLLTCQGELAYLTTWDGWSFYKVKAVGNMTNTNVKATCEGAGMRYPCFYTGHGRCTHWWTSDCIAFNHDELDCRTPLVLSTKMCFTIFPHNCERLDDMFVYMPMWHGDDTSWGVDYDTTSWALIGAHYSDKYALCAVESPNVITG